The Papaver somniferum cultivar HN1 chromosome 3, ASM357369v1, whole genome shotgun sequence genome includes a region encoding these proteins:
- the LOC113359405 gene encoding F-box protein At5g62510-like: MGKPKKVLKKRKRSSGVDKEKDAIPNTATCPTLLKNKSAGISYQEVCFKTADLLSEVTGKAIPTVHTIRTSKSFERTDILGAINGLICFTNKFEDSVCIYNISTREVMPLVKSTSRDNVIRGVENDSLIYGFGFGFDPATKHYKVICNWRVDTNNGNQISVGHFWEVLSLGSNSWRRIKDVPPIPDGLSSSAIYVNGSIYWFPEKFQSGIVAFDVGSEKFRKIQIPQVIVDRFGYYYYLLGCVILQEVNDCLAISCSYNFAVELWIHEVNNKLGTGDESWNKQIITLPGCLYKSLFPTVAFVHFMAGTGQLILEIHQTDTSGSGVKKVYVSFFL; this comes from the exons ATGGGAAAGCCAAAAAAGGtattgaagaagaggaagagaagcaGTGGTGTTGATAAGGAGAAAGATGCTATTCCAAACACAGCTACTTGTCCTACTCTA CTGAAAAATAAGAGTGCAGGCATCAGTTACCAGGAAGTGTGTTTCAAGACGGCTGACTTATTATCTGAAGTTACTGGAAAAGCAATTCCAACTGTTCACACTATAAGGACCTCTAAATCGTTTGAGCGTACTGATATACTTGGAGCTAttaatggtttgatttgtttcaCAAATAAATTCGAGGATTCTGTGTGCATATACAACATCAGCACCAGAGAGGTGATGCCATTGGTTAAATCGACATCAAGAGATAATGTTATTCGTGGTGTGGAAAATGATTCTCTTATTtatggatttggatttggatttgatcCTGCCACTAAGCATTACAAAGTCATATGCAACTGGAGAGTTGATACAAATAATGGTAATCAAATTAGTGTTGGCCACTTTTGGGAGGTCTTGAGTTTAGGTAGCAATTCATGGAGAAGGATCAAGGACGTCCCACCTATACCTGATGGACTTAGTTCGTCTGCTATTTATGTGAACGGCTCTATTTATTGGTTCCCTGAGAAGTTTCAGAGCGGCATAGTAGCATTTGATGTTGGAAGTGAGAAGTTCAGGAAGATCCAAATTCCTCAGGTCATTGTTGATCGGTTCGGATATTATTATTACCTTTTAGGTTGTGTTATATTACAAGAAGTGAACGATTGTCTAGCTATATCGTGCAGTTATAATTTTGCTGTCGAGCTGTGGATACATGAAGTCAATAACAAGCTGGGGACTGGTGATGAGAGCTGGAACAAACAAATTATTACCTTGCCAGGTTGTTTGTATAAAAGTCTATTTCCAACGGTTGCCTTTGTTCATTTCATGGCGGGAACAGGCCAATTAATCCTAGAGATCCATCAAACAGACACCAGTGGCAGTGGTGTTAAAAAAGTTTATGTCTCTTTTTTCTTATAA
- the LOC113359406 gene encoding chorion class high-cysteine HCB protein 13-like encodes MGCCTLSNAVEGCMGCSNSAVEGCMGMGCSNYAVEGCMGMGCFISAVEGCMGCSNSAVEGCMGMGCSGCFISAVEGCMGMGCFISAVEGCMGCSNSAVEGCMGCMGMGCFISAVEGCMGCSNSSVEGCMGMGCSGCFISAVEGCMGMGCFISVVEGCMGMGCSGCFISAVEGCMGMGCFISAVEGCMGCSNSAPGRKIRLSIKDVHTVAEEGIPLIFIFSKVLSCPL; translated from the exons ATGGGGTGTTGCACACTATCAAATGCCGTTGAAGGTTGCATGGGTTGCTCCAATTCTGCTGTTGAAGGTTGCATGGGTATGGGTTGCTCCAATTATGCTGTTGAGGGTTGCATGGGTATGGGTTGCTTCATTTCTGCTGTTGAAGGTTGCATGGGTTGCTCCAATTCTGCTGTTGAAGGTTGCATGGGTATGGGTTGCTCGGGTTGCTTCATTTCTGCTGTTGAAGGTTGTATGGGTATGGGTTGCTTCATTTCTGCTGTTGAAGGTTGCATGGGTTGCTCCAATTCTGCTGTTGAAGGTTGCATGG GTTGCATGGGTATGGGTTGCTTCATTTCTGCTGTTGAAGGTTGCATGGGTTGCTCCAATTCTTCTGTTGAAGGTTGCATGGGTATGGGTTGCTCGGGTTGCTTCATTTCTGCTGTTGAAGGTTGCATGGGTATGGGTTGCTTCATTTCTGTTGTTGAAGGTTGCATGGGTATGGGTTGCTCGGGTTGCTTCATTTCTGCTGTTGAAGGTTGCATGGGTATGGGTTGCTTCATTTCTGCTGTTGAAGGTTGCATGGGTTGCTCCAATTCTGCTCCAGGAAGGAAAATAAGGCtttcaataaaagatgtacatacCGTAGCTGAGGAGGGGATTCCGCTGATCTTCATCTTCTCGAAAGTCCTATCTTGCCCATTATAA
- the LOC113356082 gene encoding ribosomal RNA-processing protein 14-like: MVKIKKKDKISAKQVVVTNEDLKSIIKDNSEFFDKLVELIPPKFFIPAPEKTTYFQGLSRVAKASAKKESRENRKKARKAKLDPEVPSGTLDVLKQKLLEDSDDDSEDDDEEEEEEEEDDDDNERKLQIKELRDEEKSLTYEELQGKLNRKLEELRSGRKAGPEEESNREKKRQSWFLKRKRENEGQIETKAEIKKKAEANIQSKKIKEDIAKAVDGLTFGHVKIDENDGEFGKKKRKLSKSQALQEARKIQEAKKDPEKGEIIAKKHTLSAAISRAAGIKVHDDPKLINKSIKKERKQQQKSAQKWKDRDETKNKARAEKQKARNDNIQGRIQAKKAKKIEKREKKLMRPGFEGRTQKIINEPAKN, encoded by the coding sequence ATGGTGAAGATTAAGAAGAAAGATAAAATTTCTGCAAAGCAGGTTGTTGTTACTAATGAAGATCTGAAATCTATAATCAAAGATAATTCAGAGTTCTTCGATAAGCTTGTAGAATTAATCCCTCCAAAATTCTTTATACCAGCTCCAGAGAAAACaacatattttcaaggattaaGTAGGGTTGCAAAAGCTTCAGCCAAGAAAGAATCAAGAGAAAATCGTAAGAAGGCTAGAAAAGCTAAGTTGGATCCTGAGGTTCCTTCAGGAACCCTAGACGTTCTAAAGCAAAAATTATTAgaggattcagatgatgattcagaagatgatgatgaggaagaagaagaagaagaagaagatgatgatgataatgaaagGAAATTGCAAATCAAAGAGCTAAGAGACGAGGAGAAATCGTTGACGTATGAGGAACTTCAAGGAAAGTTGAATAGGAAATTGGAGGAGCTTAGGTCTGGTCGAAAAGCTGGACCTGAAGAGGAATCGAATAGGGAAAAGAAAAGGCAATCCTGGTTtttgaaaagaaagagagaaaatgaAGGTCAAATCGAAACTAAAGCGGAGATTAAGAAGAAGGCAGAGGCTAATATTCAGAGTAAGAAGATTAAGGAAGATATTGCAAAAGCTGTTGATGGACTTACTTTTGGTCATGTCAAGATTGATGAAAATGATGGAGAATTTGGTAAGAAGAAGAGGAAACTTTCGAAATCCCAAGCTCTTCAAGAGGCGAGAAAGATTCAGGAAGCCAAGAAGGATCCTGAAAAGGGGGAGATAATTGCAAAGAAACATACATTGAGTGCAGCAATTAGTAGAGCTGCGGGTATTAAAGTTCATGATGATCCGAAATTGATTAACAAGAGTATTAAGAAAGAAAGGAAGCAACAGCAGAAAAGTGCTCAGAAATGGAAAGATAGAGATGAGACTAAGAACAAAGCTAGGGCTGAAAAACAGAAAGCTAGGAATGATAATATACAAggaagaattcaagctaagaaaGCTAAGAAGATCGAGAAGCGTGAGAAGAAACTTATGCGCCCAGGGTTTGAAGGTCGTACACAAAAAATTATCAATGAGCCTGccaaaaactaa
- the LOC113356081 gene encoding uncharacterized protein LOC113356081 yields MAAGVELKESTTGDNRVNGIVLDFPTNLSCDSSSSPVKIPRRVKQRLMESKSPSVTTFEDIQAKLKEADHRRQQFHEWLSSKARPKPRSPSWSSSQDDDLAQKLEAKLIAAEQKRLSILAKARKRLVKLDERRQAAKTGAELRYEKEREKLGTKVESRVQQAEENRMLLLKARRQRRAAVKERRDQSLLQRMVQESKYKECVRASICQKRAAAEKKRLGLLEAEKRRTHARLMQVKRVAKFVNHQREIERRRIKDQLEDRLQRAKSQRAEYLRQRGSLHTSVRVNWYEMHKQGDFLSRKLARCWRRFVHLKRTTYTLAKDYDALQIKGKSIKSMPFEKLALLIESSKTIQTVKALLDRFETRFTLSHSSASLSGPSKLDNIDHLLKRLTSPKRRGKPNSSLRKGGPRNKGSSVEATQNPAKVSRYPVRVVLCAYMILGHPDAVFSGHGECELLLAESAAKFVQELEMLIKVVLDGWTKSGSMLPKQTFRSQLEAFDAAWCSYLYRFVVWKVKDARSLEEDLVRAACQLELSMMQKCKLTPEQENVGLSHDKKAIQNQVAEDQRLLREKVQHLSGDDGIERMESALSDTRSRFFEAKENGSPMDTPVAHILSPSLPGSSAALPLHSGSDEVEVSQGSLGASQKPSRVVRSLFKDTSSSPSAEAVLSTTSKSRDSRLESSSDEKLARENEMLVNEIVHENRHAFADSIDISDGDQNGFQSKVRAAMENAFWDGIAESMKQDDPEYGRIIELMKEVRDGLCEMAPQSWKQEIFEAIDLDILTQVLMSGARDMDYLGKILQFALVTLQKLSAAATEDEMKETHKNLLNDLAVASSGSFIESMIKGLRFGLQEIQALKREISKARIKIMEPIIKGPGGLEYLKKAFGGRYGSPSNVSTSLPLTVRWLSSVRGSAEEEWEEHKDSLAALMASQSSTSQGLPPSTSLKTGGKVPTSSNKFEPTFYPQVSTTGGQPECKGEKIDVLVRLGLLKLVSKIEGINNENLPETLKLNFSRLRSIQSQLQKIIVISTSILVLRQSLLSKSSYINLSSMEYIVTNSVKAVTELLDSVEDVGIIEIVEKFYEFMEGCEDAEKLQASKEVMASMLLKSLRAGDPVFERVSRAVYVAVRSAVLGGTVAHGRNLAETVLRRVGAAVLVDRVIEIAEVLIIVAKVSGSVHGEWYSQVVSNV; encoded by the exons aTGGCTGCTGGAGTTGAATTGAAAGAATCAACAACGGGTGATAATAGGGTTAATGGAATTGTGTTAGATTTCCCAACAAATTTGTCatgtgattcatcatcatcaccagtgAAGATACCAAGGAGGGTGAAACAAAGACTTATGGAATCTAAAAGTCCTTCTGTTACAACTTTTGAAGATATTCAAGCTAAGCTTAAAGAAGCTGATCACCGCAGACAA CAATTCCATGAGTGGTTGTCAAGCAAAGCTCGTCCTAAACCCAGAAGTCCATCATGGTCATCTTCTCAAGATGATGACTTAGCTCAAAAACTTGAAGCAAAGCTCATTGCTGCTGAGCAGAAAAG GTTAAGTATTTTGGCAAAGGCTAGGAAACGGTTAGTTAAGTTGGATGAGAGGAGACAAGCGGCTAAAACAGGTGCGGAATTACGATATGAGAAAGAACGTGAGAAACTTGGTACGAAGGTTGAATCTAGAGTTCAGCAGGCAGAGGAAAATAGGATGCTTCTTCTCAAGGCTCGCAGACAGCGTAGAGCTGCAGTAAAAGAGAGGAGAGATCAATCATTGTTGCAGAGGATGGTTCAGGAGAGCAAATATAAAGAGTGTGTACGTGCTTCAATTTGCCAAAAACGTGCAGCAGCTGAGAAGAAGCGGTTGGGATTGTTGGAAGCAGAGAAGAGACGAACGCATGCTAGGTTAATGCAAGTGAAACGTGTTGCTAAATTTGTTAATCACCAACGTGAAATCGAAAGGAGGAGAATCAAGGACCAGTTGGAAGATCGACTACAAAGG GCAAAGAGCCAAAGAGCGGAATATTTAAGGCAGAGAGGAAGTCTTCATACTTCTGTTCGTGTTAACTGGTATGAGATGCACAAGCAGGGAGATTTCCTTTCAAGAAAACTGGCAAG GTGCTGGAGACGTTTTGTGCATTTGAAGAGAACTACCTACACCTTAGCAAAAGATTATGATGCCCTACAAATCAAGGGGAAATCTATCAAATCAATGCCATTTGAGAAACTTGCTCTCCTAATTGAATCTTCCAAGACCATTCAGACTGTGAAAGCTTTACTTGATCGATTTGAGACACGTTTCACACTCTCACATTCCAGTGCTTCTCTCAGTGGTCCATCCAAGTTGGATAACATTGATCACCTTCTTAAACGCTTAACTTCACCTAAGCGAAGGGGTAAGCCTAATAGTTCTCTTAGGAAAGGAGGACCAAGAAATAAGGGATCCAGTGTAGAGGCAACTCAAAATCCAGCTAAGGTATCAAGATATCCAGTGAGAGTGGTGCTTTGTGCATATATGATACTTGGTCATCCTGATGCAGTCTTTAGTGGGCACGGAGAATGTGAGTTATTGCTTGCAGAGTCTGCAGCAAAATTTGTCCAGGAGTTGGAAATGTTGATCAAGGTTGTGTTGGATGGTTGGACAAAAAGTGGTTCCATGTTGCCTAAGCAAACTTTCAGATCCCAGCTGGAAGCTTTCGATGCGGCGTGGTGTTCTTACCTCTATCGCTTTGTCGTATGGAAGGTTAAGGATGCAAGATCCCTGGAGGAGGATTTGGTAAGAGCAGCTTGCCAACTTGAACTCTCAATGATGCAGAAGTGCAAGCTAACTCCAGAACAAGAAAATGTTGGTCTTTCTCATGATAAGAAGGCTATCCAGAACCAG GTTGCAGAAGATCAGAGGCTTCTCCGGGAAAAGGTGCAACATCTTAGTGGTGATGATGGGATTGAGCGAATGGAATCAGCTCTGTCAGACACTCGTTCTAGATTCTTCGAGGCCAAGGAAAATGGGAGCCCAATGGACACCCCAGTTGCCCATATTTTATCTCCAAGTCTTCCCGGTTCTTCTGCTGCCCTTCCTCTCCATTCTGGCTCGGACGAAGTAGAAGTTAGTCAGGGTTCTCTTGGGGCTAGCCAGAAGCCAAGCCGTGTTGTTCGCTCCTTGTTTAAAGATACGTCTTCTTCTCCATCTGCGGAGGCTGTTCTGTCCACTACCTCTAAAAGTAGAGATAGTCGGTTGGAATCTTCTTCAGATGAAAAATTGGCCAGAGAGAATGAAATGCTTGTCAATGAGATTGTCCATGAGAACCGCCATGCTTTTGCTGACAGTATTGATATCAGCGACGGGGATCAAAATGGTTTCCAG TCCAAAGTAAGAGCGGCGATGGAGAATGCTTTCTGGGATGGAATTGCGGAGTCTATGAAGCAGGATGATCCCGAGTATGGCCGTATAATTGAACTCATGAAGGAGGTGAGGGATGGCCTTTGCGAAATGGCTCCTCAAAGTTGGAAGCAAGAGATTTTCGAAGCTATAGATCTCGATATTCTCACTCAG GTTCTCATGTCCGGAGCTCGTGACATGGACTATCTAGGAAAGATCCTGCAGTTTGCATTGGTTACATTGCAGAAGCTTTCAGCTGCAGCTACCGAGGATGAGATGAAGGAGACCCACAAAAATTTATTGAATGATCTCGCTGTAGCATCAAGTGGTTCATTTATCGAATCAATGATAAAGGGTCTTCGTTTTGGTCTTCAAGAGATTCAG GCACTTAAGCGAGAAATCAGCAAAGCACGTATAAAGATCATGGAACCAATTATAAAGGGCCCCGGTGGTTTGGAGTATCTGAAGAAGGCCTTCGGTGGGCGTTATGGATCTCCATCCAATGTCTCAACCTCTTTACCACTGACAGTTCGGTGGTTATCATCTGTAAGAGGTAGCGCAGAAGAGGAGTGGGAAGAACACAAGGATTCCCTTGCTGCATTGATGGCAAGTCAATCAAGTACCTCTCAGGGGCTTCCTCCATCCACTTCCCTTAAAACTGGCGGCAAAGTTCCCACGTCATCTAATAAGTTCGAACCGACTTTCTATCCTCAAGTTTCTACTACAG GTGGGCAACCAGAGTGCAAGGGCGAAAAGATTGACGTGTTGGTGAGACTTGGTTTATTAAAGTTGGTCAGTAAGATAGAAGGAATAAACAATGAAAACCTTCCTGAAACCCTGAAGCTCAATTTCTCAAGGCTAAGGTCTATCCAATCCCAACTCCAGAAGATCATTGTCATTTCTACCAG CATTTTGGTCTTACGGCAGTCACTTCTCAGCAAGAGCTCTTATATCAACCTGTCATCCATGGAATACATAGTCACAAACTCTGTCAAAGCAGTGACCGAGCTCTTGGActctgtagaagatgttggtatCATAGAAATTGTCGAAAAATTTTACGAGTTCATGGAAGGGTGCGAGGATGCTGAGAAACTTCAAGCAAGTAAAGAAGTAATGGCAAGCATGTTATTGAAGAGTTTAAGAGCCGGAGACCCAGTATTCGAGAGGGTATCTCGTGCAGTTTACGTGGCAGTTAGGTCGGCCGTGCTTGGTGGAACCGTGGCTCACGGGAGAAATTTAGCTGAAACAGTTCTGCGACGTGTTGGAGCAGCAGTTCTGGTTGATCGGGTGATAGAAATCGCAGAGGTTCTGATCATTGTAGCCAAGGTTTCAGGTAGTGTCCACGGGGAATGGTATTCACAGGTAGTCAGCAATGTATAA
- the LOC113359407 gene encoding uncharacterized protein LOC113359407, translated as MGIKIDMAKDFDRVNWEFLMQVMQQMGFSTQWCNLVHQCISTTTMVVLVNGSPGKFFKPTRGLRQGDPLSPYLFLFCMEALSRYLTAVEAEGLIHGTKICSEAPNINHLLFADDCMIFCKANLEECNNLIKIFQDFGHSSGQLINFSKSGIFFSKNTDPSIADSISDTMKVQRIDTSDKYLGSPLFTNRSKIQAFKPGVDKLKLRLAGWKSTLSTAGKVIMIQTVTSTSSIYQMNCFKLLKGTCKEINNIQRNFFWNKDQDKPKGLFYIAWDVVNKPKGLGGLGFKNMKYFNLAVIVKIAWRLIKEPHSLCTSTMKDSHFPNKEVIRMETKPKNIDSWIWKGILEGITCIQKYYIWKIGNGTNIHIWEDRWIEDLPDILQKPLHCPSNLKTVNQLFNTIGEWDHHIISLWFPQHIQQLILQTHHHPNSVDTIQWSLTHTKKFTDKSLYDKQIEDKYAGDTLTAPWGDIWKLDTNPAIQLFIWKCAHGILPTNAKSAGILTYIDSLCNICKCANEDITHVLLACHVASDVWRNLFGENHQLFINHRSFHDWFNSWFSPENTTTSWNSSYATICWFIWKARCDKVFRHIDPNAAATALKITQHLCSHDRVLKKPSHILNNIYYQANNAEDNLSTHTRGQCMGARNVKDPAIGLSRSSRACRGAQLALTWGKEMKKTNINFEAEEDDILQAIHTAYKIAVQQRFQENSLIEDRKLEIIDFVLGSLTKLDSRHQNNAAKLARITSTSLLFQNMNWKGTNLQLFWQTLQSSPNSIIQNYCNNSFNLARDPLGAMISSVDFQTTTVVLE; from the exons ATGGGAATCAAAATTGATATGGCCAAGGATTTTGACAGAGTTAATTGGGAATTCCTTATGCAAGTCATGCAACAAATGGGATTCAGCACTCAATGGTGCAATCTGGTTCATCAATGCATATCCACCACCACCATGGTTGTCTTGGTGAATGGTTCTCCTGGAAAGTTCTTTAAACCAACTAGAGGTCTCAGGCAAGGAGATCCATTATCTCCTTATTTATTTCTGTTCTGCATGGAAGCCTTATCTAGATATTTGACTGCTGTTGAAGCTGAGGGTCTTATTCATGGAACCAAAATCTGCAGTGAAGCacctaatatcaatcacctcctctttgctgatgattgtatgaTTTTTTGCAAAGCTAATTTGGAAGAATGTAACAACTTAATCAAGATTTTTCAAGACTTTGGGCATTCCTCAGGACAGCTCATAAACTTCTCCAAATCTGGTATATTCTTCAGTAAGAATACTGATCCTAGCATTGCTGACAGCATAAGTGATACTATGAAAGTACAAAGAATTGATACTTCTGACAAGTACCTGGGGTCCCCCCTCTTCACCAACAGAAGCAAGATTCAAGCTTTCAAACCTGGTGTGGACAAACTGAAGCTCAGACTGGCAGGTTGGAAATCTACTCTATCTACAGCTGGCAAAGTCATTATGATCCAAACAGTTACCTCAACATCTAGCATTTATCAAATGAATTGCTTCAAACTCCTAAAAGGCACCTGCAAGGAGATAAATAATATACAAAGAAATTTCTTCTGGAATAAAGATCAAGACAAACCCAAAGGTCTCTTCTACATTGCTTGGGATGTTGTCAACAAACCAAAAGGGCTAGGAGGCCTGGGCTTCAAAAACATGAAATACTTCAATCTGGCTGTGATTGTTAAAATTGCTTGGAGATTGATAAAAGAACCACACTCTCTGTGTACCAGTACTATGAAGGATTCTCACTTCCCAAACAAGGAAGTCATTAGAATGGAAACAAAGCCAAAGAATATTGATTcctggatttggaaaggaattTTAGAGGGAATCACCTGCATTCAAAAGTATTATATCTGGAAAATAGGGAATGGCACCAACATACATATCTGGGAAGATAGATGGATAGAAGATCTACCTGACATTCTCCAAAAACCTCTTCACTGCCCCTCTAACCTGAAAACTGTTAACCAACTCTTCAATACCATTGGGGAATGGGATCATCACATAATTTCCCTCTGGTTTCCTCAACATATTCAACAACTCATTCTCCAGACACATCATCACCCTAACTCTGTGGACACCATCCAATGGAGCTTAACTCATACTAAAAAATTCACAGATAAATCCCTTTATGATAAACAGATTGAGGATAAATATGCTGGAGATACTCTTACAGCTCCATGGGGAGATATTTGGAAATTAGATACCAACCCAGCCATCCAACTATTCatatggaaatgtgctcatggaatTCTACCAACAAATGCCAAGTCTGCTGGTATCCTAACCTATATTGACTCTCTCTGTAATATCTGCAAGTGTGCAAATGAAGACATTACTCATGTGCTCCTAGCATGTCATGTTGCTTCAGATGTTTGGAGGAATCTCTTTGGGGAGAATCACCAGCTATTTATTAATCACAGATCTTTTCATGACTGGTTTAATAGTTGGTTTTCACCAGAAAATACCACAACCAGCTGGAACTCTTCTTATGCTACCATATGCTGGTTTatctggaaagctagatgtgacAAAGTTTTCAGACACATTGATCCTaatgctgctgctactgctttgAAAATCACTCAACACCTTTGCTCCCATGACAGGGTTCTGAAAAAACCCAGTCATATCTTAAACAATATCTACTATCAAGCTAACAATGCTGAGGATAACTTGAGCACTCACACCAGAG GCCAATGCATGGGAGCCAGAAATGTCAAAGACCCAGCAATTGGACTCAGTAGATCAAGCAGAGCCTGCAGAGGAGCTCAACTAGCACTGACCTGGGGAAAAGAGATGAAAAAGACCAACATCAACTTTGAAGCAGAAGAGGATGATATTCTACAAGCCATTCACACAGCCTACAAAATTGCAGTACAACAACGGTTCCAAGAAAACTCTCTGATTGAAGATAGGAAGTTAGAAATTATCGACTTTGTTTTGGGAAGTCTCACTAAATTAGATAGTCGGCATCAAAACAATGCTGCCAAACTAGCTAGGATCACTAGCACTTCTCTTCTATTCCAGAACATGAACTGGAAAGGTACCAACTTGCAACTTTTTTGGCAAACTTTACAATCTAGTCCAAACTCTATCATTCAGAATTACTgtaataactcttttaatctgGCTAGGGATCCTCTTGGAGCTATGATTAGCTCAGTCGATTTTCAAACTACTACCGTAGTTTTGGAGTAA